The genomic interval GGTTTGTCACCGTAAGCACCGCCGCCGTGGATGTTGATGACATCGGCTCCGATCCATTCGGCAACTTCCGCTTGATATTCAAGCTCCTGAACAGATTTCTCAACGACATCGAGCCTTGGTGAGTTCAGAACGACAAATTGATCAGGGTGGAAGCAGGTTCGCAGCCTGTGCTTCTTGGCGAACTTTCCGCATTCCTTGAATCGACGAATGATCTCATCGACTTCTGGCAGAACGTACTTTCCGTCGAGCTTCGACTTCATGAAGTCCTTCAACCCTGAGCCTACGACCATCGGCTGACCGAAAGTCATCACTCCCGCAATCGGTGGATTATCGCCACTCGTTAAGCGATACGAAGCAACGATGGCCAATGCACCGCCGAGGCTGTGGCCAGTGATCCAGACACGCTTCGGATTGAATCGATGCAAAAGCTTCTCAATTTGTATGTGAAGTGGTTGGTACGCATTGTGAAAGCCGCTGTGGATTGCACCGTCCGGTGTTTTCAAAGACAGAAATGATGCGTTTTGTCCCCAATCCTCCGAATCGTCTGTGCCTCGCAGCAATACAATCGCTGAGTTCTCAATTGCAAGCACGTAACCGATCATCGAAGCGGATGTAATCGTTTCTGACTTAAACCCCAACTTCTCAAACTCTGCACGTGCATCGACTGGTTCCTGATAACCGATCTTGCAGAGTTGAACCATCACTCCCGCCGCAGGCCAATCTGAATAACCGTACTTTCAACCGACGAACTTTCAGGTCGTGAAATCACCGAAGCAACTCCAGATGCTCAAGCCGCTGTCGATTTTGTTTGGGAACTGCTTGAACAAATCCGATTGACCAACGGCAAAGAAAAGCCGGTTGTGAAGTGCTTCACGTCGATTCTCGACGGTGGTTCGATGTTGAACGGCTTCTACCGGGATGGGCTGGTTTTCATCAACTCGGATTTGGCCGGATCTGCTTCTCTCACGAACGAACGAGAAGGATTGTCGAATCGACTGCTGAAAGTGGCACTCGAAGAAGTCTCTCATCACGTCACTGGATCGACCGACACCAGCCGAGACTTCCAAGATTACTTGCTTGATTTGGCCGTGAAACTGGCTCGAACTGAGATTTCGGTTTGATTCGCTGAACCGACCTGAACGAATTCGTCGCATCCCAATCGATTATTGACTTGGCGTTGGAAGCGACGATTTTTTGCACGGATGGAACTCAGTCGAGTTGTACCTGTGTTACAAAGATCCACGGCAATCAATTATTTCGAAAAAACCTGTGGCTTGGTTCCCTTGGTGGGGTCTTGGATATCCATGACACCCCTGCTTTTCTTTTCAAGGTGAGAAATGAAGAATCCTGCCATCCTTCTTCTGCTTGCCGCTCTCGTCATGACACCCCTGTTCGGTCAGCAGGAACAGTCCAAAGCGACCGGTGTATTGGCTTCGCTGAAGGTTGATCAACTTGTCAGTCTGAAGGAAACTGGAGATCGGTATCAGATCACGGTCCTCGACGGCGACTTGAAACTGCCGCAATCGCACAAGGTCTTGGAAGTCGGACCTAATTTCGTTGTCGTCGAGGATATCACCGGATTGAATGTGGTTCGGATTCCATTAACCTCAATCAAGGCGGTCGTTCACTTCAAAGGGTTTGAGAAGATGTGACGGCGACGGAATTGAATCAAAAGCCCACATGCACTCATTGCGCATGTGGGCTGCTTCATTTGCTCGTCAATTTTTTGAGAAGCTCTTCAGTGAGAACAAGCCTGAAAAATGACAGTCTGTCTTATCCGGATTTTACACGAATTTTTACACGTGAGACAGGATCGAATTGACCGACCGATTTTACACGCAGTTTTACACGAGCTTTTTACATGTGATTTTACACGAATGAAAACGAAAAACCCCTGAACCTAACTCTTTTTAGATTCAGGGGTTGCTAATTGCCCAAGACAGGAATCGAACCTGCACGGTATTGCTACCACTAGGCCCTCAACCTAGCGCGTCTGCCAGTTCCGCCACTTGGGCTGGGTGCTTCGATTTCTCGATGCGAGGGGCGACAGTATAACGACCCGATGGCCGATGACAAGGTTCGCCGCAATTCCAGAACATCTTTATCGGATGGGGTTTTCCTCGTCGTGTCCCAAATCCTGTGGAAATCGTTCGGCCGTCGGAATTCCGTGTCGAAATGAACGGATTACCGTCAGATCGGGACGATTCTTTGCTCTTGAATCGGCTTGCCCTTATTCCTGAATGATCTTGGCGGCGTCGGTGGTCTGGCGGCTGACCGTCAGCAGAGGTTCTCGCAGTTCATCGCGGCTGCGAGAGGATGCACTGGTGGCGACATCACGTGGCTTGGATTTGTCAGAACCTTCGTTGGACGCCAGATTGAGAGGTGTCCCCAGTTTGATGTTGCCATCGGCCACTTTGCCAGTTTCGGGAGATTGTCCGCGGATCGTTGTCTCAGGCGGCGTGCGTGTCGTTCCAGCCACTTGTGAGCCTTCGGGGATGCTCAACTTTGGACTGCCATCGCTGACCCATTGTTCCCATTCGTTCTCGAGTGATTCAAGACTGCGGAAACTGTA from Schlesneria paludicola DSM 18645 carries:
- a CDS encoding lipase family protein, whose amino-acid sequence is MLAIENSAIVLLRGTDDSEDWGQNASFLSLKTPDGAIHSGFHNAYQPLHIQIEKLLHRFNPKRVWITGHSLGGALAIVASYRLTSGDNPPIAGVMTFGQPMVVGSGLKDFMKSKLDGKYVLPEVDEIIRRFKECGKFAKKHRLRTCFHPDQFVVLNSPRLDVVEKSVQELEYQAEVAEWIGADVINIHGGGAYGDKPKALADFARNLDRLSARGRSDG